The Nilaparvata lugens isolate BPH unplaced genomic scaffold, ASM1435652v1 scaffold9082, whole genome shotgun sequence DNA window TATTCAATCTCAACTACtttgattcaaatttttctcagtagaaatgtaaaatattgaattttaaatcGAAGCCCCACATTTTACTCCTTTTCACTCAGAAGCCATCATTATTTTTGTAAGGTTTTCATCGATCActgtaaaatttatattattataaaaaacttcatgaaaattttatttgtaCAAGTAGTTTTGTGTTACTTTCTTAGATTCATTTAAGGTATCTCTCAAAGGAATCGTCTCCATTGTGTTACCTTATTTCAAAcgaatatttatcattttgttgaaTTAAAAGATTCTCGTACATTGGAAAACAAATTGATCAATCTGTCACATATTCTAAGTCACAACGGTTTTTATtgttttcacaataatttattactattgtCTATTCCACTATATTTCATCAATCTTGGCACCtatgttacaaaatttatatgTTACCTTTTATTTATCCACACTACTTTATGAATGTTGTAAGTTGTATCCCATTCCATAAACCTTATTTACTTGATAATATCTCTTTTCAAAATCGTACCCATTTATTTTCTctgtataataattgttttattactatataatattttttaaaatttattgatgtatcatGTACATTATCAATCGAATGTTTTTCTGTAATGTGTCCAGGCGTATTGTAATGACCATTGTCTTGAAATGGACGCAAGTACCTCTAAAACATTGACCACTGAGCACACTCTGAAACAGTACCGACTGCCACACCTCTGAAACAGTACGAACTGCGCACACATCAGAAACAGTGCCCACCGCGCAAGCGCAACAGTTGAACCAAGATAGCGGAGCCGCCGAGTTGTCACATGAAGCGCATGCGCAACAGTCGAGTCAAGATGGCGGGGCCGCTGAGTTGTCACATGAAGAGTTGATGGAAGTGACGTCAACTGCTCTCAACGATCTGCTAAAAACGGTGACCATACTAGCTGATCTGCCACAAGATGTGACCCTGGAGGAAGTGAACGCGCAGATTGCTGTGCAGCATGGCCAGTCCATCACTGTCTATGCGGTCAGGGAGATGGCGAAGAGATTGCGGCTGTGGTGAGtgcaaattatttattatcatttacaatcaacttaaggacaaagaaaagactacagtccaaaaacAGCTGTGTAAAACTTCAGAATAAGCCTACTGAATAAGGCTATAATAAAACATGTAAGTTTCACTATTTATACTCTGCGGTAGGGATTCAACGGTGGCGATGTtaccgttctgaaccggccagctTGATATGATAAATATCACATGACCAATCAGTCTCTATGGAGACAAGCTATAATAATAAACAGTTTACATCTTATTTATCCTTATTCAGTAGCCTATTATGTTTGTATACGAATTTagatttgattaaagctcttaGTTTGGTTGACGagagttaattattaattcaatttaatcaaatcaaattcgtATTCATCACATAACAGAATGGCCTACTGAATAGCTAATAACATGTAAACTGTTTATTATTATAGCTTGTCTCCACAGAGACTGACTGTTCagtgttattttcatatcagttctataattttattgagtattcaagcgctcaatTTGATCTTACGAAGTTTCCTCTCTTTAAGCACTGACTGATTCTAATCGAacaattggcaactgcgcttcccCTATGAcctctattcatcactgtaactGGCTGAtatccctccatttctctgcgccgcatattcctccaagtctaaaattttatttaggattttcgttaaataataattatatataattagcattgaataaatgcattctctatttaattccatctgttaaagtattttgtacggagtataacGATTGCTAGCCCGGTTTCTTGGTCCCTTTTAAATGCAATGACCCTTGAGATTTAATAGTCCATTGATACCCGGATATGAATAAAATGCGCTATTGCAACAAACAGGCGGGGAAAAAAATCACACGTTTGCTTGCAGACAGGTGGACGTGTGGGTAAAATTTGGGGTGGAATATTTCCTCTGTCTGTCAGAATACGTCCATCTGTTGCAGTGTGCGTCTGCATCaattatagtctgattttgTATAAGTCCCACTATAAATTAGATTAGAGTAAGCTGCTCTTGAAGCTGAGGTTTTAGACCATCAGTGcatctattctataatataattttgtgaAGTTTCTAAACATTGTTAATATCTGCCTATGAGAAATTGAACTGCAATTTCCTGTAAACTACTGCAATATAAAAAACCTTCAGTTACTCTGTTGCGCAAAAAAGTCGCAAAACAAAAAAAAGGATAGCAGACAATATTTTGCTATGCATCATTGATCTATTTCAATAGTATTTTCTGTCTATGATTTCTTGTAAATTAATTTACAACTTATATAAAACAATCTAACGTTTTCAACTTCTAGGCAGTTGTttacttccaatttatttctatgTTTGTATACCAACTACACTCAGAAGCTGGGTCTACATCTCTGTGGATACATTGttattttatgtaaaatcacttcacttatatgggctactttattaaattataaaaacaatataaaacttgtagtaatctttatatttgaaacatttcgaaatgtttcaaagttttcaaaatgcTTTAATATAAGGGTAATACATGttttatatagtttttattattattttatgtatttttggttttaaaaattttaatttgaatttttcaggtGAACCAGAAGGAGCACGGGTGATCGACCTGAAGCATGCGATCCGGAGAGCGGTTGACCTGAAACTGAAGCGAACCGGGAAAATTGGAAAAGTCAGTGAAAAGCGGAAAATCTCGTGGAAATATGTGTGGAAAACGAACCACTTGAGCTTCGACGGGGAACAGTTGAACAACGATCATGCACTGTTGTCTGAGATGGGCATCCGAAACAAGTCAAGGGTCACGTTTGTGAAGCGGCTCAGAGAGAAGGGTACTGTTAAGAGGTCAGTTACCAAATcaaatcatattcattcattaattaatacatgtaattcaattaatttattcataattgacGCTACAACAGTAGCGGAATGAAATAATAGGCGCTAGctcaatatttcttctattacTAATTTAgtataataaaatgtccaaattatgtatttatttattccatgaaAACATAGAGGCTCACAGACAAACTCCAGTacgagccttaatgacatatctgatagtataatattacattaacatacaaaaaataaaacacaaagaaaataatatcgcaCTTCATTAAATATTTACGATTCAGAGGCGAGGCATCCGGTCATCTCTGGATTCGCCGATGACTGGACAGAAATTGTTATgtaatgtttatattattagattgaatgatttaaaataaatacaaaaaaggtGAAGAAACCAAAAGAGAAACATTTTTGCGAGCGCGCCAAGCTCGACTTAGTAGACTACTGCATCATCATTCCATCCGTTCAATGTGATCTCAAAAATATACGTGCATGTccctggcccggccacattcgaatttcaccaaacaaactatgccaagatttactacctattttctactattttctacctccaataaccat harbors:
- the LOC111057025 gene encoding U11/U12 small nuclear ribonucleoprotein 25 kDa protein gives rise to the protein NSTDCHTSETVRTAHTSETVPTAQAQQLNQDSGAAELSHEAHAQQSSQDGGAAELSHEELMEVTSTALNDLLKTVTILADLPQDVTLEEVNAQIAVQHGQSITVYAVREMAKRLRLWRGKKSHVCLQTGGRVGEPEGARVIDLKHAIRRAVDLKLKRTGKIGKVSEKRKISWKYVWKTNHLSFDGEQLNNDHALLSEMGIRNKSRVTFVKRLREKGTVKRSVTKSNHIHSLINTCNSINLFIIDATTVAE